A section of the Roseovarius sp. W115 genome encodes:
- a CDS encoding outer membrane protein: MLKHTLTAAAALLAANTAFAGNVTAPAEEPTLAPAAPVAASPNWTGFYLGGQIGYADVDTNLAGVDGDDVIGGIVAGYDYDLGNWVVGAGLDYDFADIDLGGAASVENVFRVKLRGGYKIGNGLLYATGGYANADTDTLSDDDGYFIGAGYEHLIANQFSLGGEILYHEFDNFNSTGIDVEATTIQLRGTFRF, from the coding sequence ATGTTAAAGCATACACTCACGGCAGCTGCAGCCCTTCTGGCTGCAAACACTGCATTCGCTGGTAATGTGACCGCGCCAGCCGAAGAACCTACCCTTGCTCCCGCAGCGCCTGTCGCGGCATCCCCCAACTGGACCGGTTTTTATCTTGGCGGACAGATTGGTTACGCAGATGTCGACACAAACTTAGCGGGCGTAGACGGTGATGATGTCATCGGCGGTATCGTCGCTGGGTATGACTATGACCTCGGCAACTGGGTTGTCGGCGCAGGTCTTGATTACGACTTTGCCGACATCGACTTGGGCGGCGCAGCTTCGGTTGAAAACGTTTTCCGCGTCAAGTTGCGTGGTGGTTACAAGATCGGCAACGGTCTGCTCTACGCCACCGGTGGTTACGCCAACGCTGACACAGATACGCTCAGCGATGATGATGGCTATTTCATTGGTGCCGGATATGAGCACCTGATTGCCAATCAATTCTCCCTGGGTGGTGAAATCCTTTACCACGAATTCGACAATTTCAACTCCACAGGGATTGACGTCGAGGCCACAACGATTCAACTGCGTGGCACGTTCCGGTTCTAA
- a CDS encoding patatin-like phospholipase family protein: MAKAYGRGKRHEKAINLALQGGGSHGAFTWGVLDRMFEEDRLWIEGISGTSAGAMNAVVATQGMYDDGARGAQAALEEFWHAVSRAGQLSPIKRTPWGIASGSWSLDNSPGYLWMDLLSRMASPYDLNPLGYNPLRNLVEDFVDFDKVAGCDDMGLYISATNVETGHARVFHRHEITLDVVMASACLPHLFKAVEVDGVPYWDGGFMGNPVLFPFIDHSPSPDILIVQINPLKRPGTPQRARDIQNRLNEITFNASMLRDVKTIDLIDGLIVEGQLSEDQFRRIYLHMIDGCDDMLALDASSKLNSEWAFLCHLRDIGRAHADRWLKVNFEQIEVASTLDVDALFGEAGAAGKSNVLELEAERAARGKRF, from the coding sequence ATGGCCAAGGCATATGGGCGCGGTAAACGGCACGAAAAGGCAATAAACCTTGCGCTTCAGGGTGGAGGGTCACATGGCGCATTCACCTGGGGTGTGCTGGATCGGATGTTCGAAGAAGACCGGCTTTGGATTGAAGGCATCAGTGGCACCTCCGCCGGGGCGATGAATGCGGTTGTTGCCACCCAGGGCATGTATGACGACGGCGCGCGTGGTGCGCAGGCCGCTTTGGAAGAGTTCTGGCACGCCGTGAGCCGGGCAGGGCAGCTCAGCCCGATCAAACGCACGCCATGGGGTATTGCGTCTGGTTCCTGGTCTTTGGACAATTCCCCCGGCTATCTGTGGATGGATTTGCTGAGCCGCATGGCCTCGCCTTATGATCTTAACCCTTTGGGCTACAACCCGCTGCGCAATCTGGTCGAGGACTTTGTCGATTTCGACAAAGTGGCCGGGTGCGACGACATGGGGCTCTATATTTCGGCCACCAATGTCGAAACCGGCCACGCGCGGGTGTTTCATCGCCACGAGATCACGTTGGACGTGGTTATGGCCTCTGCTTGTCTGCCGCATCTCTTCAAGGCGGTGGAAGTCGACGGTGTGCCCTATTGGGACGGTGGATTCATGGGCAACCCGGTGCTGTTCCCGTTTATCGACCATTCTCCAAGTCCGGACATATTGATCGTGCAGATCAATCCGTTGAAACGCCCCGGCACACCGCAGCGCGCCAGAGACATCCAAAACCGGCTCAACGAGATCACTTTCAACGCATCCATGCTGCGCGATGTGAAGACGATTGATCTGATTGACGGCCTGATCGTAGAGGGGCAGTTGTCAGAGGATCAGTTCCGCCGGATTTATCTACATATGATCGATGGCTGCGATGATATGCTTGCCCTCGATGCCTCGTCCAAACTCAATTCGGAATGGGCGTTTCTGTGTCATCTGCGTGATATTGGGCGGGCGCATGCGGATCGCTGGCTGAAGGTCAACTTTGAACAGATTGAAGTGGCGTCCACGCTTGACGTTGATGCGCTCTTTGGTGAGGCCGGGGCTGCCGGTAAAAGCAATGTGCTGGAGCTTGAGGCTGAACGCGCCGCGCGTGGCAAAAGGTTCTAG
- a CDS encoding isopenicillin N synthase family dioxygenase — translation MKVSSMAAFEVLAISPDDPNAPELFSKSLRGTGFAVIKDHDIDMVEISDMYDVWSKYFADEAKHDDATPGSDPAGYFGYKSENAKGRTQKDLKEFFHVYQSRDVPPDCEAVTRKFHASLIGLGETLLGWLDQVTPPEVASKLSMPFTRMVEGSQDHLLRVLHYPPLPDDVEPGEVRAAAHGDINLITLLVTGSEPGLQAQDVNGDWHDIPCGTGYINVNAGDMLAQASHGYYPSTVHRVINPPKQENRARYSLPLFMHPRPDVRLATQTAGEFLQQRLKEIGHAG, via the coding sequence ATGAAAGTTAGCTCCATGGCCGCCTTCGAAGTTCTCGCCATTAGTCCGGATGATCCCAACGCTCCAGAACTGTTTTCCAAATCCCTGCGGGGCACCGGGTTTGCGGTCATCAAGGACCACGATATCGATATGGTGGAAATCTCGGACATGTATGATGTCTGGTCCAAGTACTTTGCCGATGAGGCCAAGCATGACGACGCCACTCCGGGAAGCGATCCGGCCGGGTACTTTGGCTATAAATCCGAGAACGCCAAGGGCCGGACACAAAAAGACCTCAAGGAGTTTTTCCACGTCTACCAGTCTCGCGATGTGCCGCCAGATTGCGAAGCTGTGACAAGAAAATTTCATGCAAGCCTGATTGGGTTGGGCGAAACCCTTCTTGGATGGCTGGATCAGGTCACACCACCCGAAGTGGCCAGCAAGCTGTCGATGCCGTTCACCAGGATGGTTGAGGGATCACAAGACCACCTTTTGCGCGTGCTGCACTACCCGCCCCTGCCCGACGACGTTGAGCCCGGAGAAGTGCGCGCCGCGGCTCATGGTGATATCAACCTGATCACGCTGCTGGTAACAGGGTCAGAGCCGGGGCTTCAGGCACAGGATGTCAACGGCGATTGGCATGATATCCCGTGTGGCACTGGCTACATCAACGTCAATGCGGGCGACATGCTCGCACAGGCCAGCCATGGCTATTACCCGTCAACCGTGCACCGCGTCATCAACCCGCCAAAACAGGAGAACCGCGCTCGCTATTCTCTGCCGCTCTTCATGCATCCGCGACCGGACGTCCGGCTGGCCACGCAAACGGCAGGAGAGTTTCTGCAGCAACGACTGAAGGAAATCGGTCACGCCGGGTGA
- a CDS encoding hydrogen peroxide-inducible genes activator translates to MIGFTLKHFRYFDALARMGHFGRAAEASGITQPALSAQIKELETMLGAPLVERASRKIRITTLGEEFLARARKVLTDVDEMSELARKPDGPLKGRLRMGIIPTVAPYLLPEIIRRLSVALPELELRPRESVTQSLLDDLMQSKLDFVIAALPVSEPSLREFALFDEEFVLVRSEAFAHKPVPTPDRLQEMKLLLLEEGHCFRDQALSFCDIRSSDPSLLMEGSSLATLVQMVDAGLGLTLIPEMAVPLEANGTSVTISRFHKNKPKRTIGMIWRKTNPLEKQLMGLGASIRQIGQAQRDRLTG, encoded by the coding sequence ATGATTGGCTTTACTCTCAAACATTTCAGATACTTCGATGCCCTGGCACGGATGGGCCACTTTGGCCGCGCAGCAGAAGCAAGCGGGATCACACAACCAGCCTTGTCGGCGCAGATCAAAGAACTGGAGACGATGCTCGGTGCGCCGCTTGTTGAGCGCGCCTCTCGGAAAATCCGGATAACAACTCTGGGCGAAGAGTTCCTTGCCAGAGCCCGTAAGGTTCTTACGGATGTGGATGAAATGTCCGAGCTGGCGCGCAAACCAGATGGGCCACTAAAAGGCAGGCTTCGGATGGGAATTATTCCGACAGTGGCGCCGTACCTGCTTCCCGAAATCATCCGCCGGTTATCGGTTGCCTTGCCAGAGCTTGAATTGCGCCCACGCGAATCCGTGACGCAATCGCTGCTTGATGACTTGATGCAGTCAAAGCTAGATTTTGTGATCGCCGCGTTACCGGTCTCGGAACCTAGCCTGCGCGAATTCGCGTTGTTTGATGAAGAATTTGTCCTGGTCCGATCCGAAGCCTTTGCCCACAAACCGGTGCCGACACCGGATCGATTGCAAGAGATGAAGCTCTTGTTGCTCGAAGAGGGGCATTGTTTTCGCGATCAAGCTCTGTCCTTTTGTGACATAAGGTCATCCGACCCAAGCCTGTTGATGGAAGGCTCCTCACTGGCGACACTCGTTCAAATGGTGGATGCCGGTCTGGGATTGACTCTGATACCGGAGATGGCTGTCCCACTTGAGGCAAATGGCACGTCGGTGACGATTTCGCGGTTCCATAAAAACAAACCCAAACGCACGATTGGCATGATCTGGAGAAAGACAAACCCCCTCGAGAAACAACTGATGGGCCTCGGGGCTTCAATCCGGCAGATTGGCCAGGCTCAGAGGGACCGGCTCACCGGCTGA
- the katG gene encoding catalase/peroxidase HPI, with protein MDGNRMPGLGGCPVNHGGNTSMEKPVAKWWPNALNLDILHQHGARTNPMDPDYKHREAVKGLDFEAVKEDVKALMTENQDWWPADWGHYGGLMIRLAWHSAGSYRLQDGRGGAGSGNIRFAPLNSWPDNASLDKARRLLWPVKKKHGNALSWADLIILAGNMAYESMGLKTFGFGFGREDIWGPETDVYWGSENEWLAPSESRYEDLDDASTLENPLSAVHMGLIYVNPEGVNGNPDPARTAHHVRETFARMAMNDEETAALTCGGHTVGKAHGGGDHGNIGAEPEGCPVHMQGFGWDNPGHNSKASNAFTSGIEGAWTKEPTKWDMGYFDYLFGYEWELTKSPAGAHQWTAVNMPEDEKPLDPSDPSGRAMPMMTDADMAMKVDPIYNEICQKFRADPEYFADTFARAWFKLTHRDMGPRANYYGPDVPGEDLIWQDPIPAGPTGYDVAAVKSKIAESGLTAAELIATAWDSARTFRGSDKRGGANGARIRLAPQKDWAGNEPDRLAKVLGILEPIAAETGASVADTIVLGGNVGLEMAIKAGGHSIEVPFTPGRGDATAEQTDADSFSVLEPVADGFRNWQKDAYAVSAEEMMLDRAQLMGLTASEMTVLLGGLRVLGTNHGGNTYGVFTDRVGALTTDFFVNLTDMSYSWHPLDDGTYELRDRATGDVKWPATSADLVFGSNSVLRAYAEVYAQDDNKEKFVNDFVAAWTKVMDADRFDLVA; from the coding sequence ATGGACGGAAACAGAATGCCAGGTCTCGGCGGCTGCCCAGTGAACCACGGTGGTAACACGTCGATGGAAAAGCCCGTAGCAAAGTGGTGGCCGAACGCGCTGAACCTCGACATTCTGCATCAGCATGGTGCGCGTACCAATCCGATGGATCCCGACTACAAGCATCGCGAGGCGGTGAAGGGGCTCGACTTTGAGGCCGTCAAAGAAGACGTCAAGGCGCTGATGACCGAAAACCAGGACTGGTGGCCAGCGGATTGGGGACACTATGGCGGCTTGATGATCCGTCTTGCATGGCACTCGGCTGGCTCATATCGCTTGCAGGACGGTCGCGGTGGCGCAGGCTCTGGCAACATCCGTTTTGCGCCACTGAATTCCTGGCCCGACAACGCAAGCCTCGACAAAGCCCGTCGGCTCTTGTGGCCAGTAAAGAAAAAACATGGCAACGCCCTCTCCTGGGCTGACCTCATCATTCTGGCTGGCAACATGGCTTACGAGTCCATGGGCCTGAAAACCTTTGGCTTCGGCTTTGGTCGCGAGGACATATGGGGGCCCGAAACCGACGTCTATTGGGGGTCGGAGAACGAATGGCTTGCGCCCTCAGAAAGCCGTTATGAGGACCTGGATGACGCATCGACACTTGAGAACCCGCTTTCAGCTGTGCACATGGGCCTCATTTATGTGAACCCCGAGGGTGTGAACGGCAATCCTGACCCGGCACGCACTGCCCATCACGTCCGCGAAACCTTTGCGCGTATGGCGATGAACGATGAAGAAACCGCGGCGCTGACTTGCGGCGGCCATACTGTTGGCAAGGCACATGGTGGCGGCGATCATGGAAATATTGGTGCAGAACCTGAAGGATGCCCAGTCCACATGCAGGGTTTTGGTTGGGACAACCCCGGTCACAACAGCAAAGCATCGAACGCGTTCACTTCAGGCATCGAAGGCGCTTGGACAAAGGAGCCAACGAAATGGGATATGGGCTACTTCGACTATCTCTTTGGGTATGAGTGGGAACTGACCAAGTCTCCAGCAGGCGCGCATCAGTGGACCGCCGTGAACATGCCGGAAGACGAAAAGCCGCTTGATCCGTCCGATCCCTCGGGCCGAGCGATGCCAATGATGACTGACGCTGACATGGCGATGAAGGTTGACCCGATCTACAATGAGATCTGTCAGAAATTCCGTGCCGACCCAGAGTACTTCGCAGACACATTCGCCCGTGCTTGGTTCAAGCTGACCCATCGCGACATGGGCCCTCGCGCGAACTACTATGGGCCGGACGTACCTGGCGAAGACTTGATTTGGCAAGATCCAATCCCTGCTGGCCCGACTGGTTATGACGTGGCTGCCGTCAAATCAAAGATTGCAGAAAGCGGTCTGACTGCAGCTGAGTTGATTGCAACAGCCTGGGACAGCGCACGCACGTTCCGCGGCTCGGACAAGCGCGGTGGTGCAAATGGAGCACGCATCCGGCTGGCACCTCAAAAAGACTGGGCAGGCAACGAGCCTGATCGTCTTGCCAAAGTGCTGGGTATCCTCGAACCAATCGCTGCCGAGACCGGAGCGTCTGTTGCTGACACAATAGTTCTGGGTGGCAATGTCGGACTTGAAATGGCCATCAAGGCGGGAGGACACTCAATCGAGGTGCCGTTTACACCGGGTCGCGGCGATGCCACTGCCGAACAGACCGATGCCGACAGCTTTAGCGTACTTGAGCCGGTCGCGGACGGGTTCCGCAACTGGCAAAAGGACGCCTATGCAGTATCGGCTGAGGAAATGATGCTCGATCGGGCTCAGCTCATGGGTCTGACGGCATCGGAAATGACTGTCCTTCTTGGCGGGCTGCGCGTCCTGGGAACCAACCATGGCGGCAACACCTATGGCGTCTTCACCGACCGGGTCGGCGCGCTGACGACGGACTTTTTCGTCAATCTGACGGATATGTCCTATAGCTGGCATCCGTTGGACGATGGAACCTACGAGTTGCGCGATCGGGCAACCGGTGATGTCAAATGGCCAGCCACCAGTGCGGATCTTGTCTTTGGGTCGAACTCTGTCTTGCGCGCCTATGCCGAAGTCTACGCACAGGACGACAACAAAGAGAAATTCGTAAATGACTTTGTAGCGGCCTGGACCAAGGTCATGGACGCCGACCGCTTCGATCTGGTCGCTTGA
- a CDS encoding tetratricopeptide repeat protein produces MHLEGEWDHDLITEYFNPKDILVASKRSSHMSAISSDGTLTATSERADLTSSLPNAPNSAHAAKMAGTSQIVAKLFLIGRLELTDTNGSVYTPRGKKACALLALLALAPRRQRTKVWLRDKLWSESSERKSSNNLRQLIFELRRDLGGFFDAILDVDRDAISLKRGALWVDYCEVEANPSLLKTLRISPGTDLLEGLDVRDEEFEYWLLLERQNWQEKCDALLERASEAQETLPVQTGTVTPSNVIVPTPEIRISFGLLPNIQQGCNETTAHVSDYLLEGIVKNLRELHPIDVFDLRDTLGHSDGITGASNSDYFIRIRALQIRNSLTLTFFLYCASNMTLEWSQSIQTTEDEVLNWDSYVLSGFITQNLDRISRSIEKMPLRKGAPNREPAMAGYTALNMMFRLDDMALDNAEQLLTQDSRGPGETLFSALRAYAASFKVGENLGSITSDAFVETDKLVREALDNNPFNSVSLACLGHAIGYVFHEHNLAGDLLERALKLNQNQAFVWDHYALNKLYSGEYEAAHKAALRAVYLGSYSPISYSYDTTLAMTATMLGNHQQAIVASQNALKKQPKFTAAMRYLMVNLAKTGQEDEANDVYQRLLVRDPEFSDAEVQKARFRISQKSIQTDLINSIKRFTD; encoded by the coding sequence GTGCATTTGGAAGGTGAATGGGACCACGATTTGATAACCGAATACTTTAATCCCAAAGATATTTTAGTAGCAAGTAAGCGCTCGTCGCATATGAGTGCCATTTCTTCAGATGGAACTTTGACTGCGACGTCTGAAAGAGCCGATTTAACCAGTAGCCTTCCAAATGCACCGAATTCAGCGCATGCTGCCAAGATGGCAGGAACTAGTCAGATTGTTGCCAAACTGTTTTTGATCGGGCGGCTGGAGCTTACCGATACCAATGGTAGTGTGTACACACCACGAGGGAAAAAAGCCTGTGCACTGCTCGCACTTCTTGCCCTCGCACCACGCCGCCAGAGAACAAAAGTGTGGCTTCGCGACAAACTTTGGAGCGAAAGCAGCGAACGCAAATCATCAAACAATCTGCGTCAGCTCATCTTTGAACTTCGGCGCGACCTGGGTGGATTCTTTGATGCAATACTGGATGTAGATCGTGACGCCATTTCACTCAAGCGCGGGGCGCTTTGGGTTGATTATTGCGAGGTGGAAGCAAACCCATCGCTGCTGAAAACTTTGCGCATATCGCCCGGAACTGACCTGCTTGAAGGATTGGATGTTCGGGACGAAGAATTCGAATATTGGCTGTTGCTGGAACGGCAAAACTGGCAAGAAAAGTGTGACGCCCTTCTTGAACGCGCGTCAGAGGCACAGGAAACACTACCGGTCCAGACGGGCACAGTCACTCCATCCAACGTCATCGTGCCGACCCCGGAAATACGAATTTCATTTGGGTTGCTGCCAAACATCCAACAGGGATGCAACGAAACCACAGCACATGTCTCAGACTACCTTCTTGAAGGTATTGTGAAGAATTTAAGAGAGCTGCATCCAATAGACGTGTTTGACCTACGTGATACCCTCGGTCACTCCGATGGCATCACTGGCGCGAGCAATTCGGACTATTTCATCCGAATACGCGCGCTTCAAATCCGTAACTCGCTGACACTGACATTTTTCTTGTATTGCGCGTCCAACATGACGCTTGAGTGGAGCCAATCCATTCAGACAACTGAGGACGAGGTTTTGAACTGGGACAGCTACGTTCTGTCTGGCTTCATCACGCAAAATTTGGACCGCATCTCGCGCAGCATAGAAAAAATGCCCTTGCGCAAGGGCGCACCCAATCGCGAGCCCGCTATGGCGGGTTACACTGCGCTCAACATGATGTTTCGCCTCGATGACATGGCATTGGACAACGCAGAGCAGCTCCTGACGCAGGACAGCAGAGGTCCAGGCGAAACGCTGTTTTCTGCTCTACGCGCTTATGCCGCCAGTTTCAAAGTAGGCGAAAACCTTGGCTCCATTACCAGCGACGCGTTTGTTGAGACCGACAAACTCGTACGCGAGGCGCTTGACAACAATCCATTCAATTCAGTCTCGCTTGCCTGTTTGGGACACGCGATCGGATATGTGTTCCACGAGCACAACCTGGCAGGCGACCTTCTGGAGCGCGCTTTGAAATTGAACCAAAATCAAGCTTTCGTCTGGGATCACTACGCATTGAACAAGCTATATTCAGGCGAGTACGAAGCGGCCCACAAGGCGGCGCTGAGGGCAGTCTACCTGGGCAGCTACAGCCCCATCAGCTACAGTTATGACACCACACTCGCCATGACTGCGACCATGCTCGGCAATCATCAACAAGCTATTGTCGCCAGTCAGAACGCCTTGAAAAAACAGCCGAAATTCACCGCTGCCATGCGGTATCTGATGGTTAACCTTGCGAAAACAGGGCAGGAAGACGAAGCCAATGATGTCTATCAGCGCCTGCTCGTGCGAGATCCCGAGTTTTCTGATGCCGAGGTGCAGAAGGCGCGCTTCAGGATTTCTCAAAAAAGCATACAGACCGACCTGATCAATTCGATCAAGCGCTTCACGGACTAG
- a CDS encoding phosphatase PAP2 family protein yields the protein MEIHEILAQNRFTVTQTGLRLNDTDVQVVDNPNVGVSGGNALSLLALNRNRNRNRNRNRNRNRNRNRNRNRNLDPVAGGGMLEPWKERAKLHELSEHWVDLPIPLPPTIERLRVEAVDLLIKQVLRRTPQEIHREEEIFREANIELSGYLRPLGIEDHGGYEATGSLFYLILALTDEIGLRYKDRYSVLRPNQVEPRLRPLLPNPPHQSYPSNHSFQSFSIAFIFARLLPEHPASSEMFNSARRIAENREWAGLHYASDTDAGYQLARMVAPVLEEVCEEQMLAAQAEWY from the coding sequence TTGGAAATTCACGAAATTCTCGCTCAGAATCGGTTTACCGTCACGCAAACCGGTCTCCGGTTAAATGACACGGATGTCCAAGTGGTCGACAATCCGAATGTGGGTGTATCCGGCGGCAACGCGCTCTCGTTGCTCGCATTGAACCGCAACAGAAACCGCAATCGGAACCGAAATAGAAATCGTAATCGCAACCGAAACAGAAACCGCAACCGCAATCTTGATCCTGTGGCGGGTGGCGGCATGCTGGAGCCCTGGAAAGAAAGGGCAAAGCTTCACGAGCTTTCTGAGCACTGGGTGGATCTCCCGATCCCACTGCCGCCAACAATAGAGCGTTTACGCGTTGAAGCGGTAGACCTTCTGATCAAGCAAGTGTTGCGTCGCACACCTCAAGAAATTCACCGTGAAGAGGAAATTTTTCGCGAAGCAAATATCGAGCTTTCCGGGTATCTGCGTCCTCTCGGCATTGAGGATCACGGCGGGTATGAAGCGACAGGATCCCTGTTTTATCTTATCCTGGCGCTGACGGATGAAATCGGTCTGCGCTACAAGGATCGTTACAGCGTCCTTAGGCCAAATCAGGTTGAGCCGCGCCTTCGCCCCCTGCTGCCAAACCCGCCGCACCAGTCCTATCCGTCAAACCATTCGTTCCAATCCTTTTCAATCGCGTTCATCTTTGCGCGCCTCTTGCCCGAGCACCCCGCGAGCTCGGAGATGTTCAACAGCGCCCGGAGAATCGCAGAAAACCGCGAGTGGGCTGGTTTGCACTACGCGTCGGACACTGATGCTGGTTACCAGTTGGCCCGCATGGTGGCCCCGGTTCTTGAAGAAGTCTGTGAAGAACAGATGCTTGCTGCTCAGGCAGAGTGGTATTGA
- a CDS encoding S8 family serine peptidase, which produces MKVTGREDYPQYDALWHLQTLGVLDKNNAPLDWSAEPPAKPTRVAVIDTSVAIAHPNLAGVINKELSLDFFSARLGSFPFLPKDQEKIGELDLKWDTEIAEGLPLTEKLLAELVDRLSKSSKPHSKGIQPCTSPAFSAHGTNVAGLVGARPCIAEQVLPTGEKAPLALPYSGVDPMCEIVQISNNFDPEPEGLIMAFLYADLIDADVVLLPRNIADPHRIVPELGDIKLGDQSLTDLIRQVGTQDHHTELWSELSALIVNVSQSRPVVCAAGNANEETGIYPANLASDHNGIVSVGAVNAKGFCSSYSVSRNITVMAPSNDAEIFDAAEVRLDEKNAYYDPTGVPDSNSNCKYSSFDVISTDVPGLSGYSGSVFLNETVDGALLDYGSYFSRFGGTSAASALVAGFLSLGRSTGAYEANSGLVAKSWLLGKCHVQKGDDEEFCMPCWSGTPIFPDA; this is translated from the coding sequence ATGAAAGTCACTGGTCGCGAAGATTACCCACAATATGATGCGCTCTGGCACCTTCAAACCTTGGGCGTGCTCGATAAAAACAACGCACCTCTGGATTGGTCCGCCGAACCGCCTGCAAAACCTACGCGCGTTGCTGTCATAGACACTTCGGTCGCCATCGCGCATCCAAACCTGGCGGGCGTGATCAACAAGGAACTTTCGCTGGACTTTTTCTCAGCACGCCTTGGCTCCTTCCCGTTTCTTCCCAAAGATCAGGAGAAAATCGGCGAGCTCGATCTGAAATGGGACACCGAAATAGCCGAAGGGCTCCCTCTGACCGAAAAACTCTTAGCGGAACTCGTAGACCGGCTGTCGAAGAGCTCCAAGCCGCATTCCAAAGGCATACAACCCTGCACATCTCCAGCGTTTTCGGCACATGGCACCAATGTCGCCGGACTGGTAGGCGCACGGCCCTGCATTGCAGAACAAGTTTTGCCGACAGGAGAGAAGGCACCCCTTGCCTTGCCTTATTCCGGTGTTGATCCGATGTGCGAGATTGTTCAGATCTCAAACAATTTCGATCCCGAGCCAGAGGGGCTGATCATGGCGTTTCTCTACGCCGACCTCATTGACGCCGACGTCGTCCTGTTGCCCCGCAACATTGCCGATCCGCACCGCATCGTACCGGAACTGGGTGACATCAAACTTGGAGACCAGAGCCTTACCGATCTGATCCGCCAAGTCGGGACGCAGGACCATCATACCGAGTTGTGGAGTGAGCTTTCCGCGCTGATCGTAAATGTCTCTCAATCACGTCCGGTGGTGTGCGCCGCAGGAAATGCCAATGAAGAAACTGGAATTTACCCTGCAAATTTGGCATCCGATCACAATGGTATTGTTTCCGTTGGGGCCGTTAACGCCAAAGGCTTTTGCAGCAGTTATTCCGTCAGCCGCAATATTACGGTTATGGCGCCCAGCAATGACGCCGAGATATTCGACGCGGCGGAAGTACGCCTCGACGAAAAGAACGCATACTATGACCCGACTGGCGTGCCCGACAGCAACTCAAACTGCAAGTATTCCAGCTTCGACGTCATCAGCACCGACGTGCCAGGGCTTTCAGGTTACTCCGGCAGCGTCTTTTTAAACGAAACCGTCGATGGGGCGCTGCTGGACTATGGGTCCTACTTCAGTCGCTTTGGCGGCACATCTGCTGCATCCGCCTTGGTAGCGGGCTTTTTATCTTTAGGTCGCTCAACCGGTGCCTACGAGGCCAATTCGGGTTTGGTCGCCAAGTCATGGCTCTTGGGGAAATGCCATGTGCAAAAAGGCGATGACGAAGAGTTTTGCATGCCTTGTTGGTCAGGGACACCGATTTTCCCTGACGCTTAA